The sequence TTGGGGCTTGTGGTGCCCATACGATGTGTAGCTCGATAAGCGATGGATTGCGCAAAGCTCCCACGCTTCCATGGTCTTGCCATTGGTGATGTAGCCTCGCTCAGCCACAAAGATCAGCAGGATACGTGCAGCAGTCATCTCATGTTAGATTAAGGCTGCTGCCTGTGAGCTCAGTGGTCTGTTGTAATTAACTGTACCTCGTTTGCGGTTTTTTAGCATAATTGTTTGCACATCTGGACATCCCATACTTTTAGGTGCTATATTTTGAATTTTGGTGTGCTTTTGTTCCAAGTTGTTTCATACAGTGTTTTGTTGACAAGTTCTAACTCCTGTTCTGAACAGGCACACAGCAACCGGCAATATGTCAATTGCATGCCTTGCTCTAGGACATACGTTGCTGACGCATATGTCGATGCCTTGACGAGCCAGCTCTCTCAACATCGTGACTTGACTGAAGTACCTGACAAATCTGACTTGTGTAAAGGACTTGCTGATGAACTTGATGTGCCTACGCTTTCAGAAGTGCATCGTCAGCTGGTTGGTGAAGGTTCCCACCGCGGCTTGATCTATTCTGTCAAATTTGGTAACTCCAAAGATGCTATGGTACAATTCCTTGATGGTTACGATGCCAATCTGGTGATAATTGAAAAGCTCCCGAGTGGTGTATTTGCTGACCCATTTGAGCTGCAGCACTTTGTTGAGCGGAAAGGTGAAACCAAACTCTGAGCTGGCCAAGCAACTATGGTACTACTCATTTGCATCATGCTAATTTCCATTTTTGTCTTGCAGTTTttcttgatgttgctgtttttggAGACACGAACCTTGAACTGCCATCCGCTCTGTCCAACCGGTCAGCTGTTGAGATTCATTTTGATCTCAAACCAAGCACATCAATGGACTATAACCTTGTAACAGAGCTTCCTCTCCATGCTAGATATCCAGTAAGTTTCTTTTTCTTCTCAAACATGCATCTGTACTGTTTGGCAGGCCACCAACCCGAAGCATAGGTcaaaagaaaactaaatgaaaaaaaaaaaagagaaacgaAAGAAGCTAAACTAACTACAAAACTGTCAAGGCTGCAAGATCAATGGGTGCCATCAGGAGGCCCGGTAAATTTCTAATTTTGAAATAAACTATATGTGCTAACAAACAGCCAACTTGATCAATTTGGTCCTTGCTGTCCGCAAATGCGCATGCTTCTTATACAGAAAGTGATCATAAAAGAGGTATCACTCATATTGTGTTCTCAATTTGAGTAAACTAGTTCATGTAGATATTTGAAATACTGAACAGTGTTCTGGTGGTTATATGCATATTACATCCCTGATGGATATTGAACAACGCGTCCTCTCAACATAGGAAACACTTATTTTAGGTCAGGTTGACCCACAATAATGGAAGGCTTGGCACGTGTTTATTGCAGAACATTCAAGTAACAAATATTGAGTAGAGATGGGAAAAAAATCTTGCAACTTCATTTCTGTTTAGTTTTGCTCTAGGTCACCATCTTACTAGCTCCATTTATTTGTGCTAATGTCATGGAGCAACCCACCTTAAAAGGTTTCTAATGTTTTCCATAAGAATATTAAAACTGGCGAATAGTGGCGGAGATGGACTACATCTGGCAAATTTAATTTTCTGATAAGCTGCACGTGACAATAAATTTACTTCAGCTATACAGTCAACAAGGACAGGTAGAAATGAGGAAGACAAATAAGACGAATGCATAAAATCATTATTCATTGTACATTTGGGTGTTTTGGCTTTCATCTTTGTAGGTTGAGTTTATTTTTTATATTATCCTGCTTACCTAAATTGTACACACCTCCGAGTAAATATGGAAGGTTGAATGGTGTCAAGGGATTGAGTAAAACAAGGGTAACTGCAGTTATGTGATCATAAAGTGTAGCTAGTGAAATGTAAACCAAGTTATTGGAGTACATTTGATTTACCTTTTCTAGGGAACACACTAACTTTAAATATGcaatgtaagagcatctacagccggacttggcaaatccagcccctcaaacgcccgcggacgcgcccgggcgcgtccgcgggcacTGACCGAGCACTCCTCAAAAAATGCAATCCACATCTGGACACCTCAATTACCATATAAAACTCATGCAACTATGTCGACGCGCACGCATCGTCCAGGTACTCCATCACACTACACTAAACATGCCACcggactaccaaaatttggcatgttcggctatggtggagttcatccacggctgcccttgcccttcccggcgcccttgccgtccttctcgcggaggtaccggtcgaagacgcagtacggattgagctggatctgctcgtcgccgtcgctgtcctccttctcctccttcggtggcagtccggccatggcacgGACCGCCCGATTCTGCTCTCGGGCGAGGGCGCGCGTGTTCCTCTGCTGTTGTTTCTTCACAATGCGGgcgcggatggcttcctcctctgcggccgcctgcgccgccgccatttCCGCCGTGATACTGGCCTCggcggcccttatcctctccttcccacggcgggCCGCCGGGTCCCGGTGGGACACATAGTCTGCCCGACCGGTGATGGAGAAGGAGAGGTGTTCCGGCTGCCGGGACCACGAGGATCCAGCACCAGAGGATCCGAGCGCCCGGTGAGCCGACACTATGGCATCGCGGTGGATGGATCCGTCCGTCGGTCGGGCGCtgtcctcccgggagcggcggagtgcaatgcggacTGCCATTGCCTCCAACCCACACGGGATGACACCCCAGTCGACGGATCCGGACTTGTCGGAGTCcgatccgctgcccgccatgctgGAGACGAGTTTGGGTAgcggaggggagtggagtgaagtggctagggtttgctccGGCGAGAGGATGGGGACGAATATAAGTGGGGTTGGGCGGGCCAGCATGGGCCGGGTCCGACATGGCGGGCGCGCCCGGGtgtccccatatccgccccatattttggctggatatggggggtgctggtcagcccgggcgtttgaggcgtcCGTCTGGGTCGAAAAAacatgaccggtcagtgaccgggcggcccgcccgggcgtatgaggcgggtttgagaggtCCGGCTGTAGATGATCTAATACTTGCATCTGAAATGTCCTACAATGCCTTGGAGAGATTGTTGGATGCTCCAGGAAGTAACGAGAAAAGCAAAGAAAGCTACATTTGTGGTGTGGCCAAATACCCCACCCTACGTTTGAATCTTCTAGCTTGCGGCTTGGAAACATGCCTGAGATATATGTGGTGTCATGAAAGTTTTGCCGAGTTGTCCTGTTTATTTATGTTTGCCCTTCATTTGTTCTAGAAGGTGGATATCCATAACAGTTGGACTTGTACATTAATATTCTAAATATTTTTCCTTTTAAGGCTTTATTTATCATGGTCAACTTCTCGTACATATATTTAGAAAAGCTTATAAAAAAATACCTGGGTCTTACTTATTTGATCCTTTGTTGATATATCTCTGAAATAGCTCCTAGCAGGCTATTTCTTTTTAAAAACTCGGTCCTAGCAGACTATTCACTATCATGTTTAAGATTCTATAATCTAGCCCTGTTTTATTTATTATCCTGTATTCATTGTCAGCTTCTCATGTGTAGATTTGGTATAAACAATTTTCAATCTCGGTAAATACGTGCCGGCTTTCAGTTTTTTTTGCTTTCTTAATAGTAGAACGCTTCTGAAGAAAACCCCTAGCTGATTGCCGTATTTATTTGCAGCCTCTTGATGCCAGCGGTTACGCAACGGTTGAGTTCGGCAGCCCAGACCTGCTCCTCCGTTACAGGAGAAAGGAAACCCGTCCTGATTCCTGTGTGTGGGCCCTCCGGGATCTCCACGCCACGCCTGTGGAGAAAGCCGCATGGCGCATACCCTGTGGCGACGAAGCGCACACGGGATTTGTATCTAGCCTCACTTTCATGTCAGCTCTGGTTTGCTCCATGTCCATAGTCTTAGCAGCTTCCCTAACTCCTTGATACAAGTGCTGGAAACACAGGACACGGTGCATTGATATGGTCGGCAGAAAATGACTTTTTTTGTCGCAAGACTTGTGCACATCATTTCACGCGTACTTTTACGCGtcatttgcaaaaaagaaaagaaggatGAAAATTCAATTTGATCTGAAATTCTGAAGCCACACTGTTCCGTGATATCATCATCTTTGAGGAAGCCAGGTAGAGGCAGTTGAAGAGCATCAGCTGCATTATTGGTGTGACCTTGTCCTGTTGTCACTGCACGCTTATAACTAACTGACGGGCAGAAGAGGGGGGTCGtcctggaagaagaagaataagaagatgtGTTGCTGCAACTTGCCGGTTGAAGCGAGCACTTGTGGTGAGTGGATCCGCTGGACAGGGCCTCCATGAAGCCTCTCTGCACTTCACCTGATCACCTCCCttattttactactccctccgtccggaaatacttgtcatcaaaatgaataaaatgggatgtatctacctttttattcattttgatgacaagtgttTTCTGACGGAGGGAATACTTGTGCCGAGGGCTTGTTCTATTATAATATTTATATATAAAGGGATCTCGTATGACTTTCCAAGCAATTTTCCGATATAAATATTGTTTGATCTTTAAGATTTGAAACACTTGCATTTCGCCTACCGGGCACTTTTCACCTAAAATGAAGCGCATCCGCCGGATGGAGCATCGTCCATCGATCGGCCAGTTAGTATCGGCTGCACAGTACTTCCGTTCACCTAATTCCACTTTAAAAGAAAAGTGATTTCCTATATTGttcctttggtgcaatcaatgGTATCCTATCATGTAGGATGAACTGACAGCGATGAAATCACTTAATTTTTCATCATGTTCTTATGTCATTAGAATCCCGCGAATCATAGAGTCCACGAGATACGTAACCCCGCGATTCAGATGGTCCACACGATGTAGAATCATCGAATCAAAGATGTCCACACAAGATATGAATTATGATATGCGCAGTGGTGGGTCTCGATCACAGCAGTAATCTCCACGTCGGTCAGGTTCGTCGTCCGCCTCGCTGAGTGCTGCTTCGCCTAGTGAATGCCGTCGCTGTTATTCTGCATCCATGGATAGGGACCTCGCTGACACGGCAACCCCGTGGCCTGTGTGGACTAGATCGGCTGTCCATTTGCCGCGGCCAGTATCAACTTCGCCTTATATTTGGCGTCGACAGCGCGAGGCGTGAAGATCCAAAAGACTGGCGGGGCGGATTTGGTGTGACCGTGGTTCCAAGTCATCAATCAAGAATATCAAACATGTAATAAAATAGAATAATCCGAAAGCTTCTGAAGAGCCGCTCAGGTTGGCATATTATCGACGAGAAGGACCGAGACAACACCAGAATGAaatctattactccctccgttcggaattacttgtcgcaaaaatggatgtatctagatgtattttagttctagatacatccatttccaagacaagtaattccgaacggaaggAGTACTTCCTCTTTTCGCAAACAACAAAGAATCTATTACTGCCTCCATTCCAAATTAAGTGACATGGTCTTAGTTGGAACGAAGGAACTAACATACTAAGCTCTCTTGATTtgaagtttttttttccttttttacggGAACTCTAGATTTGGAGCCTCCTCATGCATCGAGGGTTGTGGGAGATGCTATGATCCCCGTCCCTAAGGGTGTGTCGTTGGGCCAGCCGTTTATTTTCCAGAGAAGGTATTgcctgattttttttattttcttcctatATGTGTTTTTCAGCGGTTTAAATAGTTTTTCTTTTGGGTTTTCTTGCTTTTATctttcttgttttttttcttttcttttcctttttattctcttttttctt comes from Triticum aestivum cultivar Chinese Spring chromosome 5B, IWGSC CS RefSeq v2.1, whole genome shotgun sequence and encodes:
- the LOC123110535 gene encoding phosphatidylinositol-glycan biosynthesis class X protein produces the protein MAVGSGPCLLAVALLAAAWISDASSSDKQAHSNRQYVNCMPCSRTYVADAYVDALTSQLSQHRDLTEVPDKSDLCKGLADELDVPTLSEVHRQLVGEGSHRGLIYSVKFGNSKDAMVQFLDGYDANLVIIEKLPSGVFADPFELQHFVERKVFLDVAVFGDTNLELPSALSNRSAVEIHFDLKPSTSMDYNLVTELPLHARYPPLDASGYATVEFGSPDLLLRYRRKETRPDSCVWALRDLHATPVEKAAWRIPCGDEAHTGFVSSLTFMSALVCSMSIVLAASLTP